A single Rhopalosiphum padi isolate XX-2018 chromosome 4, ASM2088224v1, whole genome shotgun sequence DNA region contains:
- the LOC132930840 gene encoding uncharacterized protein LOC132930840 isoform X1: protein MMDEIQTWWEIPSIVHFCKVFTLITKDISRIDINEFENAIEENSYLLTDMAIRFTKICGFYDPDTNEWWNKMKNNFQKSCTLYNFKYSLDSATYFDDLTRKQKVETLYIYCHFVLDVKHIQIKISNKPDIWHMLNVKPLGYDLNKSVYWYFGNNKLYREDFENVCNLSTNLPVKDNFHRTVPYEPFPSGVFGSGKWNTICDNIDNWYSLADITEYSQNINIRYLHKEICNIIINLPKVKRKKSYYVYIKPNKPLKRICTRTLRSTDVMKIECNKLNTNFSVDQDKQYSLNGMENQTQHKYNSSISQRNTSRINLNVHHQNQNISNSKINDVKQIEKCNYKTQLKLQLQSGNVNVLNKYVNKIEFDRVLRVNIERFDQENVHHYNNFKRKLRSSSNGTKIPPFKDLLF from the exons ATGATGGACG aaattcaaaCTTGGTGGGAGATACCAAGTATTGTGCATTTTTGTAAAGTTTTCACCCTTATCACTAAAGATATCAGTCGGATAGATATAAAT gAATTTGAAAATGCAATTGAAGAGAATTCATATTTATTGACTGATATGGCTATCCGATTTACCAAAATTTGTGGTTTTTATGATCCAGACACAAATGAATGGTGGAATaagatgaaaaacaattttcaaaaaagttgcACT ctctacaattttaaatattcactaGATTCAGCAAcatattttgatgatttaacTCGTAAACAAAAAGTTGAAactctatacatatattgtcATTTTGTTCTTGATGTTAAgcatattcaaattaaaatatctaataaacctGACATATGGCACATGTTAAATGTAAAACCACTAGGTTATGACTTAAATAAATCAGTATATTGGTATTTTGGTAACAACAAATTATATAGAGAAGACTTTGAGaatgtatgtaatttatctACAAACCTACCAGTAAAGGAT AATTTCCATAGAACAGTTCCATATGAACCTTTTCCATCAGGAGTTTTCGGCTCAGGAAAATGGAATACAATatgtgataatattgataattggtATTCATTAGCTGATATTACTGAATATagtcaaaacataaatattagatatttacataaagaaatttgtaatattattataaatcttccTAAAGTAAAGAGGAAAAAgtcttattatgtatatataaagccTAATAAGCCTTTAAAAAGGATTTGTACAAGAACTCTTCGATCCACAGATGTAATGAAAAttgaatgtaataaattaaatacaaattttagtgTAGATCAGGACAAACAATACTCACTAAATGGTATGGAAAACCAAAcccaacataaatataattcatccATTTCTCAAAGAAATACATCTAGAATTAATCTAAATGTGCATCatcaaaaccaaaatatttcaaactcaaaaataaatgatgttaagcaaatagaaaaatgtaactataaaacacaattaaaattacagtTACAAAGTGGTAATGTAAATGtgctaaataaatatgtaaacaaaatagAGTTTGACAGAGTACTTCGTGTAAACATTGAACGCTTTGATCAAGAAAATgttcatcattataataactttaagcGTAAATTACGATCATCAAGTAACGGAACTAAAATACCACCATtcaaagatttattattttaa
- the LOC132930839 gene encoding uncharacterized protein LOC132930839: protein MFYALLAFSFAVMSAIRCNPLGNLKSSENVQNKSTILETLSTFGDLDTIQFMCTNDESITGTYETIFYCDELIKENDNYSSLRHVIDIKFNEIRSSLIKLLNLEKKAIVCRSIRHLFPIIMYGIFINDIKGSTEKENSRMNMINKLLKKKLDFLNNKNSSIEEKLQQIEISMMKSGRTNKKLLSERPEQSEGEFVEISSSLLEKIKTTVQLILPFIQELDCFHNLYKIDKVMTTNKFDLNVLLLLILDEVKTMYKTECYFNVDAATVLQNGDGRWIIEPKYDSTPLLVGEIYGVSEVIQKDLQSLFVKFFFTNKHNKQFLPHFQEVSLIFFHTFNKYYDPNVWRLIGNENIVDYESDSAKPITTSIDKVALNLLKKIQGTMDGLTAFKKNRIRCRYCAYLNLMMKLNYCSLRVLAENVQEIQRFMNVESQKIEQGNIYNLLHDKINELEITKCSIGNDISSVSMIDELLDRDDDNQYFRSVYAKYWNQNAQIIAMAIEFLYDSLSLGFMEEEFRSMLREIYQIQAHLGSDMTFVEYLVKWART, encoded by the exons ATGTTCTACGCACTATTGGCATTTAGTTTTGCGGTTATGAGCGCAATAAGATGTAATCCGTTAGGAAACTTGAAAAGTTCAGAAAATGTTCAGAATAAGTCTACAATTTTGGAAACGTTAAGTACTTTCGGTGACTTGGACACTATTCAATTTATGTGTACAAATGACGAATCAATAACAGGTACATATGAAACTATATTTTACTGTGATgagttaataaaagaaaatgataattattcatCGTTAAGACATGTTATAGACATAAAATTTAACGAGATACGATCTAGTctgataaaattgttaaatttagaaAAGAAAGCAATTGTTTGTAGAAGTATAAGGCATTTGTTTCCTATAATTATGtatggaatatttattaatgacatAAAAGGATCCACAGAGAAAGAAAACAGTAGAATGAATatgattaacaaattattaaaaaaaaaattggattttttgaataataaaaattcaagtattGAAGAAAAACTTCAACAAATAGAAATATCAATGATGAAAAGTGGTAGAACTAACAAAAAACTATTAAGCGAAAGACCAGAACAAAGCGAGGGAGAATTTGTAGAAATCAGCAGCAGTTTACtggaaaaaatcaaaacaacagTTCAGCTCATTTTACCCTTTATTCAAGAACTTGattgttttcataatttgtataaaatagacAAAGTGATGACTACCAATAAGTTTGATCTTAACGTATTGTTGTTATTGATTCTTGACGAAGTAAAGACTATGTACAAGACAGAGTGTTACTTTAACGTCGACGCCGCAACAGTCCTTCAGAACGGAGACGGAAGATGGATAATCGAGCCCAAGTACGATTCGACCCCACTGCTTGTTGGAGAAATTTATGGGGTGTCCGAGGTTATACAAAAGGATTTGCAATCGTTgtttgtgaaattttttttcacaaacaaACATAATAAGCAGTTTTTGCCGCATTTCCAGGAAGTGTCGTTAATATTCTTCCACACGTTCAACAAGTACTACGATCCCAACGTCTGGAGATTGATCGGCAACGAGAACATAGTGGACTATGAGTCTGACTCCGCCAAACCGATAACGACTTCGATTGACAAAGTAGCATTGAACCTATTAAAAAAGATCCAAGGGACTATGGACGGACTTACCGCGTTTAAAAAGAATAGAATTAGGTGCCGGTATTGCGCGTACTTAAATCTCATGATGAAACTTAACTACTGTAGTTTGCGTGTATTAGCGGAAAACGTGCAGGAAATCCAACGGTTTATGAACGTAGAATCGCAGAAAATTGAACAGGGCAACATTTACAACTTACTCCACGACAAAATCAACGAACTCGAGATTACCAAGTGTTCTATCGGTAATGACATCAGTAGTGTCAGTATGATCGATGAGTTATTGGATAGAGACGATGATAATCAATATTTCCGAAGCGTCTACGCCAAGTACTGGAACCAGAATGCTCAAATCATCGCCATGGCGATCGAATTTTTGTATGATTCGTTAAGTCTGGGTTTCATGGAGGAGGAATTTCGTTCGATGTTACGAGAGATTTACCAGATTCAGGCCCATCTTGGTTCCGACATGACATTCGTTGAGTATCTGGTTAAATGGG CGAGAACATGA
- the LOC132930840 gene encoding uncharacterized protein LOC132930840 isoform X2 has protein sequence MAIRFTKICGFYDPDTNEWWNKMKNNFQKSCTLYNFKYSLDSATYFDDLTRKQKVETLYIYCHFVLDVKHIQIKISNKPDIWHMLNVKPLGYDLNKSVYWYFGNNKLYREDFENVCNLSTNLPVKDNFHRTVPYEPFPSGVFGSGKWNTICDNIDNWYSLADITEYSQNINIRYLHKEICNIIINLPKVKRKKSYYVYIKPNKPLKRICTRTLRSTDVMKIECNKLNTNFSVDQDKQYSLNGMENQTQHKYNSSISQRNTSRINLNVHHQNQNISNSKINDVKQIEKCNYKTQLKLQLQSGNVNVLNKYVNKIEFDRVLRVNIERFDQENVHHYNNFKRKLRSSSNGTKIPPFKDLLF, from the exons ATGGCTATCCGATTTACCAAAATTTGTGGTTTTTATGATCCAGACACAAATGAATGGTGGAATaagatgaaaaacaattttcaaaaaagttgcACT ctctacaattttaaatattcactaGATTCAGCAAcatattttgatgatttaacTCGTAAACAAAAAGTTGAAactctatacatatattgtcATTTTGTTCTTGATGTTAAgcatattcaaattaaaatatctaataaacctGACATATGGCACATGTTAAATGTAAAACCACTAGGTTATGACTTAAATAAATCAGTATATTGGTATTTTGGTAACAACAAATTATATAGAGAAGACTTTGAGaatgtatgtaatttatctACAAACCTACCAGTAAAGGAT AATTTCCATAGAACAGTTCCATATGAACCTTTTCCATCAGGAGTTTTCGGCTCAGGAAAATGGAATACAATatgtgataatattgataattggtATTCATTAGCTGATATTACTGAATATagtcaaaacataaatattagatatttacataaagaaatttgtaatattattataaatcttccTAAAGTAAAGAGGAAAAAgtcttattatgtatatataaagccTAATAAGCCTTTAAAAAGGATTTGTACAAGAACTCTTCGATCCACAGATGTAATGAAAAttgaatgtaataaattaaatacaaattttagtgTAGATCAGGACAAACAATACTCACTAAATGGTATGGAAAACCAAAcccaacataaatataattcatccATTTCTCAAAGAAATACATCTAGAATTAATCTAAATGTGCATCatcaaaaccaaaatatttcaaactcaaaaataaatgatgttaagcaaatagaaaaatgtaactataaaacacaattaaaattacagtTACAAAGTGGTAATGTAAATGtgctaaataaatatgtaaacaaaatagAGTTTGACAGAGTACTTCGTGTAAACATTGAACGCTTTGATCAAGAAAATgttcatcattataataactttaagcGTAAATTACGATCATCAAGTAACGGAACTAAAATACCACCATtcaaagatttattattttaa